In Brachypodium distachyon strain Bd21 chromosome 2, Brachypodium_distachyon_v3.0, whole genome shotgun sequence, one genomic interval encodes:
- the LOC100836855 gene encoding glycosyltransferase-like KOBITO 1, translating to MAGYRGASSSAAGAGGGAAAFATRVLLLLTLLPLALAAFAFVLQWRGGMRDPTGTAWPADTQRFPGMENSPLGSSSSGGGGSYFAVTSASGSSAAADCAEILGRSASSHGISLYRGWSFDSDAAITPKICITGSTSASLHQILPWLYYHKVIGVSHFILFVEGEAAKPAVTSVLESIRGVKIIFRTKELKEQQDRSRIWNETWLSGFFYKPCNYELFVKQSLNMEMAIVMARDAGMDWIIHLDTDELIHPAGAREYSLRRLLLDVPDNVDMVIFPNYESSIERDDIKDPFTEVSMFKKNYDHLPKDTYFGLYKEATRGNPNYFLTYGNGKSAARVQEHMRPNGAHRWHNYMKTPNEIKLEEAAILHYTYTKFSDLTSRRDRCGCKPTKEDVKRCFILEFDRLAFIIASTATEEEMRNWYREHVVWTDKDTNLKLLRKGVLTRIYAPMAIIRGLKESGIFTAAVTSAKANSKVKSSNSLENKSVHANVTAARSTTLNERGSHNSQATARKVLEMVDIQEGAMPPMSPPGFLELVESALS from the exons ATGGCGGGCTACCGcggggcctcctcctccgcggccggcgccggcggcggggcggcggcgttcgCGACGCGCGTGCTACTCCTCCTGACGCTGCTGCCGCTCGCGCTCGCGGCCTTCGCCTTCGTGCTCCAGTGGCGCGGCGGCATGCGCGACCCGACGGGGACCGCCTGGCCCGCCGACACCCAGCGGTTCCCCGGCATGGAGAACAGCCCGCtcgggtcctcctcctcgggtGGCGGGGGCTCCTACTTCGCAGTCACCTCCGCGTCGGGctcctccgcggccgccgactGCGCCGAGATCCTCGGccgcagcgcctcctcccACGGCATCTCCCTCTACCGAGGCTGGAGCTTCGACTCCGACGCCGCTATAACCCCCAAG ATCTGCATCACGGGAAGCACATCTGCTAGCCTACACCAAATTCTTCCATGGTTATATTATCACAAGGTCATTGGTGTTTCACACTTTATTCTATTTGTTGAAGGAGAAGCAGCTAAACCAGCTGTTACTTCTGTTCTTGAATCTATTCGG GGTGTAAAAATTATTTTCAGAACTAAGGAACTAAAAGAGCAACAGGACAGAAG CCGCATTTGGAATGAGACTTGGCTTTCGGGTTTCTTTTACAAGCCGTGCAATTATGAACTATTTGTTAAgcagtcacttaatatggaaatGGCTATTGTTATGGCAAGG GATGCTGGAATGGATTGGATCATACATCTTGACACTGATGAGTTAATTCATCCAGCGGGTGCCCGAGAGTACTCTCTGAGGCGATTGCTTTTAGATGTTCCTGATAATGTTGACATGGTTATCTTCCCCAACTAT gaGAGCAGCATTGAGAGGGATGACATCAAAGATCCTTTTACCGAG GTTTCCATGTTTAAGAAGAACTATGATCATCTTCCGAAGGATACATATTTTGGCCTATACAAAGAAGCAACGCGCGGTAATCCAAACTACTTCCTCACTTATGGTAATGGGAAATCAGCGGCAAGGGTCCAGGAGCATATGCGTCCAAATGGTGCCCATAGATGGCATAATTACATGAAAACCCCAAA TGAAATCAAGTTGGAGGAGGCTGCTATTCTGCATTACACTTACACAAAGTTCTCGGACTTAACTTCAAGAAGGGATAGGTGTGGCTGCAAACCAACAAAGGAGGACGTGAAGCGTTGTTTTATCTTGGAATTCGACAGATTG GCCTTCATAATTGCGTCAACAGCTACCGAGGAAGAGATGAGGAACTG GTACCGGGAACATGTTGTATGGACTGACAAAGATACCAATTTGAAACTTTTGAGGAAAGGCGTTTTAACACGCATATATGCGCCAATG GCTATTATTCGTGGTCTCAAGGAATCTGGCATCTTCACTGCTGCAGTAACTTCTGCAAAAGCAAATTCCAAAGTGAAGTCATCGAACAGTCTTGAAAACAAGTCTGTCCACGCAAATGTAACAGCTGCTCGATCCACAACATTGAATGAACGTGGTAGTCACAATTCTCAAGCAACCGCAAGAAAGGTTCTGGAAATGGTTGATATTCAGGAAGGAGCGATGCCACCAATGTCACCCCCTGGTTTCCTTGAGCTCGTCGAAAGTGCGTTGTCATGA
- the LOC100840607 gene encoding ATPase family AAA domain-containing protein 1-A — MRKIKNEFMTHWDGLLSRPDQKILGLAATNRPFDLDEAIIRRFERRIMVGLPSVQNRELIMRRLLSKEKVDEGIDYKELATMTEGYSGSDLKNPCTTAAYRPVRELIQKELVI; from the exons ATGAGGAAGATTAAGAACGAATTTATGACACACTGGGATGGTCTCTTGTCAAGACCAGACCAGAAAATTCTTGGTCTTGCAGCAACCAATCGTCCTTTTGATCTTGACGAGGCTATCATTAGAAGGTTCGAGCGCAG AATCATGGTTGGCCTGCCGTCGGTGCAAAATCGGGAATTGATTATGAGGAGGCTTCTGTCAAAGGAGAAAGTTGATGAAGGAATAGACTATAAGGAACTAGCAACCATGACTGAAGGATACAGTGGCAGCGATCTCAAG AACCCCTGCACAACGGCCGCATATCGCCCTGTGAGGGAACTGATCCAGAAGGAATTGGTAATCTAA